catctaaccaaaaacccattaaaaaaaaaccccactgtcTTCAAGGCCAGGGAAcctcctggggcactctataataactagataccggatgccaagatggcgcctcTTCATTCCAGTGGAATTGCTCACCTGGCACATGCACCCagaaaagtttctagcttccagATTTACTTCCGCACTATGTAacccactgaatatgtgcagtagtgttgTCTCCTGCTGGCATCACCCACAAGGTTCCCGCTCAGCTCAGACttcacattgtgatgatgtcacatactgttaaaacacttttcttggctagaggaaagttttacaaatataaaacctcaaTGGATCCAAATTTCAGAATAGAgtgagtcataattgaccttgttttcAGTTCCATGTGTcctctcttttataatggtggccaATTTGGAAGACAGTGTCAGTGCTTTATTAGAGTTTAAATATTTTCCTCCAGGTGCAGGTTCTTGTTTTTCAGACCACCAGAAAACCACGTCCAGGATAAAATGCCTTTCATGAAAAACACCAGCCTGTTTCAAATGGAAAATTATGTTAATAAATACaatttgtgtgtgcacaggcaGGAGGATTTCTAATGGTTAAATGTCCTTCAAGATCCAGCTTCAAGGCCAAGCTATCATCCTGCTGAAGACGTCCCTCAACAGAATCTGACCCTGACttgacagaagaaaagaaaaagcactCATGGCGATCAATCATCTCATCGCTTTAAAAAAGACAtgcaaatatgtatttatttccacACTGAAATCAAATCCAATCATGCAGAACAGAACGATTCAAAGACGTAGGCCTGAAATTTTGAGAACATTTTTATTGTACTGGAGGTAAGCAAGAAAAACACTAAGAAAAAGTGTACCACATACCATGGCAGTTGCTTCTTTTACAGAATACTTTGCTTAAACACTAACCACGTTCACTTTTTATTTCGTTTGTCAGTAAGGAAGACAGCTCGGGAGACAAACAACAGAGGAAATATATACACGTCAAACCTTGTACAGTATCTTGGAACCAAACAGTCTAGAAAACGTTCCTCTTGGTGGGTACTGGTTTGTGTATGTCTGCGGATTGGCTGTTCACAACTCAAAACTCCTTCTACACTTGCAGTACTAGGCCTTATTAACTAGAGGTTTATTAAAGAATGACGAAATAAGATCCATCTCAAATGAGCCGGGAAACTATAAACATTTTCTGATGTTCATTTCTAAACCAAAACCTTTATATGCAGAACACACCGTGCTCCAACCGCTATACTGAGCTGTAATTTCTGTGTCCGTCTTATGAGCAACTCTGAAGTAGAGTTTTGGGGTGCTTAATGTGTTACTAAGGAAGGCTGCCTGCTAGTAAACCTCATGAGAAAGCAATAAAGTGACTAGAGATTGCCGATGACCATTGTAAAGCATGGTGTAGCGTAACTCCTTTGccaaacatcttctgttgcagAGAATGAAGCCGAGGCATTTGGAGGCAACAGTGGTCTTTGTTTTCACTGGAGAGGGTTTGGACGCAGCCCCTCTCACCACAGGGACGTCTGGTAGTTGAACTTGATCTTCAGGAGGTACTTCATGTTTATCTGCGCCACGTCGTACACGATGTACCTGGAGGAGCAGCGGTTAAGGAATATGACCAACACAGGAGAAGTAAGAGGAAGTTCCAGGCATATTACAGACACGGAGGTGAACAAAAAGATAATCGAAGATCAGAGACAGTGTGTGGACAGCCCTGTAGTGTAAATCTTACATTTTGTTAGGAACAGCAACAACGCCAAACTGACAGCTATCAACTCCTGTTTTAATTTTGCCGTTTATGGCCAAAATTGTTTTAAGAAATAGTTTTTGACATCCGTCACTTGCTTCTCACAGAACAGATAAGTGTTCACTTTATTAAATTTATAATGCATGTGTCTCACAAGTTTTTTTACGctattttttgtcacatttaatgAACCATaatctgcacagacagctgtttagATCACACAAATCTAATTTACTTATTAACTGTGTCTACATTGATTAATCAAAGCTCACAGTCCATCTGTGAGCTTGCCTGTTTCATTACTCACAGACTCCCCTCACTCGCTGCAGTGGGCAGGAtattaaatcaataaatcaatagaTAAACCACTGTTGATTTCTTCCAGTGGAGCCAATATGAAAACTATTTTGGTTCAGTAAATTTAAGCCGTCACTCGGCTTCGTGTAGGCAGGCCAGCAGTAGCTAGAAGGTAAACCTGGACTGCTGTTGTGTGGTGTGacagtgctgtgctgtgcttaaggtctggttaggtttaggcacaaaaatcacatggtTGTGGTTAGAGAGAGATAATGGTttaagttaaaatgaaaataaaataaaacacggAACATGAAATCTGGCGGGAGTTTTCGCGAATCAGGGGGTTACCATCTAGACATGACCTTGATAGATGGCTGGCACACATATAGAAAATAGAGTCAGTGAGGATGACAAGCCGgagggttgccacttgccaggtccacttattagctgcgactttgggcttgtctCTAAAGTGgggttgcttatttgggcttgctctctaaatgtcACCTTTCTCTAAATATATccatctaataagttatttaaacgcatgatagtcgcttcttttgggcttgtttccatagccctggttacttgtttctctcccaagatctggcaacactgacaagccggcaagcaacaacaacaatggcggcatccACATGATCACGGggagtgtgttgtgtttggacccaggtcctggaggcagatctgattcaacactgggaagaatatccatgcctttacaatttgtcgtctccaagtttggtgacgtcaccgcgttaccTACCCTAGTTgctctgtttttactgtttacttatTAGActgatctttgtttttttaatcaaagcaTACTTAGTATAttcttttgtgtatttttaactGATGCTTCTTGTTTGCACTGTCCCCTTTACTGCTGTGATTAATATAAATTTCCCTGCTGTGGGACTAATAAAGGATATCTCATCTTATTTTAATGTCAGGAACAATATGTAATAGCCAAGTCTTTTACTCTTACAAACTATTAATTAATGACATGGCAAAGCAGAAACATGTGGGGTCATTTGAGGGCAGAATTATGATTGAATTCATAAACCATGTGGTCAGTGTGAAAGGATACTCGTTGTACAGGAGACTTGTGTCATCAATGTTAGTGTGGACTCCTTTTCCCAGAGGCACTTGCACTCCATCTAAAGTGACAGATGCACCTGGGTCGGGAGCAGTTCTTCCCAAacctgcaagaaaaaaaaagttaatgaaTGAAAGTCTGAAGTAGAACACAAACCAAACTTCTATGTattattaaccctttgaaacctggagcgacatcacgtttcttgtgctgctttcagacgcctttcgcaagtatttaaacctttgaaccctgagctacgtggtgcaatttctttcaaaataaataaataaaaagatttagAAAGTAGAGAAATTAatagagaaaaaaggaaaaaagcaagggaaaactatatttatttctatatttaaaaaaattatgttaCGGAATTATTCTAATTTTTAACTTCTATTTCCAGGTCATCTTCTTGTTCGTTTGTTtctaactttatttatttttacaacttttttcttgtttttaattttctcttttcactAATTTTCATgctaattttttgggtcatttcttctttcgttgCTCGTTGCCTTCTtcctgtgtattttttattttattttattttattttttcaattatttttgttggcttttttgcctttaatgacaggacagaaggtgaaatggggagacagagagagagtggggactgacatgcagcaaagggccgcgagcCGGATTCGAATCCACGGccactgcagcgaggcaatgcctctgtacatggggcgccagcactatccactacactaccgacGCCCCGCTTCCCGTGTAttcaaaagaaatcaagccaactctctcaggtttcaaagggttaacaaGAGGCACTGGAGTTGCAAAATAAAATTTGCGGTGACCAATAATGTTTACTCACCTTTAACACTGTGCTTGCCCTTGGGTAACTTTGTAATGTGGGACGCCTTCTTCAACTCATGCCTGCATTACAGATAGACACATTCATTTATATTATCATCACGTATTTTTTAAGTATAAGACAAGGCTGATATTTAGGCTTTTTTCAAGATCTCAGACGGTCACTTACATGTTGCCGAGAGCGACCTCGGCCAGCAGTAGAAGGCCTACAGGGTCTGACTGGGAGGTGTGACAGTAGTTTGCACTCTTGGACACCATGTCGGCGAAGTACACACCTTTGCCGAACATGTAACCAGTCTGGAGAAAATGAAGCAATATGGCAATGTAACACAGGACTGAACAGGAGAAAAGTCGACTAAGAACATGACAGAACACAGGTGAGAGCATAAGATCAAATGGAGAAGAAGCTTTTTTCGTTCCCCATAAACTAACCACAAACAGAAACTCACCACTGGTGCCTCTGGAGGAGCGATGCGAAGACCCTGAGACATGATACCGGCGTAGTTGGTGGTGCGGGAACCGTGCCACAGTAGCTGGCGATTGTGTAGCTCCTCGAAGGGACGGTACCGCTGGCGCTCTCCCTCTCGAACAATTTTGAAGATCTAGAAGTCAGGGACAAGTCAGGAAACGCAGTGAAATTGTAAATCATGTTGGACAACAAGGGTacgcagtgatggaatcagtaatttaaacaaatttaTACAAGCTAACAATTTGTGACACAATACTCAAATAAAGTTAATGCTTAAACAGTTTCTCCCAAACACAACTTACCTCTTGCACTTCCAGTGTGTACGTGTTGTGTGTAGCAGCGTGGGTGTTCTTGACATAGTCGCAAATGATCTTAGCCTCATCTGAAGTCTTTTCAACAACCTGTGAGAcaacaatatacagtatactgtCATCTTTCCATACACAATCTCTTTATACAGTGAGCACATTGAACGTTATTAGGTTGAAATGGAAAAAGATACATCTTGCACACTGTCTGTGATTACAAAAGAGTAAAACATGGAGTTAGAGTCCTCACCTCAATCTTGGTTTTGAGTTTCTCATAGTTGATGTCGATGGGATCTCTCTCGTTGTCCTGGGCCCCTCCTCTCAGCAGGCTGTACGCCACTTCAATATCCAACAGGTTGTCCAACATCTGAACTTTAGCCTGAACAGTAATGATTGTGGATGTTGAGACACATATTCTGAATGCACTGTTTACACGTCCAAACAATGCTCTAGTTAACaacatatcccacatgtcttaatCTGAAAATGCCTGATTCAGAATACCAAAACAGAATGTGctgtggaatattagtgtgcatgtaaacacagccagtgtttgtgtccttacTTGAATGTAGTCCAGGCTGCTGAGCAGTGGAGGTTTCTTCATACCAAAGTCATGAGGTATCAGCGTGTAGAAGCGATTGGAGAGATCCAGGATGTGGGCCTCAGACAGAGACTCTGACACAGCCTGTGATAAACAAGACATTACCAATGATGTAAAAGTTATTAATGtcaaaaattcattcattcaagtgTCTAACGGAATTAAAGGGGAGCAGGAAAAGGAACTGAATGTGTTGAAGTGGACTGCAATGCACTACTGAGTCCTATAAAGAGGAATCTCAATAGAAAGGTGAATACTGAGACAACTCCCCTGCAGGGACTGTCAGTTACTGACCTGCTGTACTTCAGTGAGCAGAGCATAGGCACTCTGGATCTGCCTCTTACTCAGCTTTCCGAGGGGCATCTTCTGGAGGTCGATCTGAAGACAGGAAAGGAGAAACAAGCTCTATGTACTGTTTGTGGGACACATAAATGAATAATGCACACACTGGGGTTGCATTAATACTAAAAAAGTTGAATGCAAAAATTAAAGCAGCATTAAAAGTCTTACCTCAAACTCCACCATGGCCTTCTTCATGCTCTCTACATCAAAGATCATCTTGATGAGCTCCTGGACGGGTTTGGCCAGCTTGGACTTGGCACCGGCGGTGGCCGTCAGCCTCTTCACCGCTTCCTCAtcctgtcaaaaaaaaaaaaaggaaaaaagaaaatccagtCAGCTACAGAGAGAAACATACTGTCGGAGATCTCCTTTCTAgttctgtgtgttgttgtgtgtacCTGTCCATAGTCAATCTCCAGAGGGTAGAACTTATTGGGGTATTTGGTGAAGTTGGAGGAGCCCCACTCGTTGCCCGTCTTCTCTTTGTAGACTCCCAGGAAGTTGTCCAGGGCGGAGTTTTTGTCATGGAACTTGTCCAGCTTGTTGCCTCCGATGGTGGTGCCCACTCTGCCCCATGACCTGAACACCCAGTACCTGCAAATAGGCAAGAGATAGTCGAACTAGAATGATTATTCTGgcataattattattttttcatacatttagCAACTAGGACACCACATGAAGTGTGTGTCTAGCGTAATATGTGCCCTTTAATAActtcttcacaataaaacaagacAGTGACATGATTTTCTGCAGCAACACCGACCGTTTCTGTACGTCATCCTccagcagctgcagtttgtAGTAGGAGTTAGTTCCTCTGACGATATCCACGAGACCCAGCGTAGCACTGTACATTTTTCCGCTCTGCTCCAAGACATGAGCACTGTTCTCCAGAcctaggggaaaaaaaaacatttgtcaaGGTTAGAAGACAAAAAGGGGAcagagaaaaaatgttttcaacgCAGGGTGCTCATGACTACCTGAATCTGGATCCACAGCAGCTCCTCCTTTGACTGTGAGTTTCATCTTCTTGGATTTGCTTCCACCTGTAACAGTGTTAATgcaaatatttataaaaaaaatgtacccacaaaaatatatatcacCTCTCTAAAACGTGCTCTAACATTTAGATAAACATCTGTGACCACATACATTAATAACAGCAACTCGTATTCTTtaccttcctcctccttcacccTGCCTGTGCTCTTGGTGGCCAGCGCTCCAGACTTGGAGGTCGCCGACGGAGCTGGAGCCTCAACTTTGACCTCTGCACCCCAGGGTGAGATGGCGTGCAGGGAGACCAGCTCCTGGAGGGCTTTACCCGACGACTTGATGTCTGTGAGGAAATCCTCGGAGACCACGCGCACGCCGGCGTCCCTCGCTTCCTCCATTTTCTTACTCaacttctccacctcctctgtaaaaacacagacatgaagTTAGAAAAGTTGGAACTGTTACATTGAGGGAACTCGCTGGCCCACATTTTTGATTTGGTTGCTCACTTTTGGTGCTGAGGCACAGAGAGGCCTTAGAGGCTGTGCCGGTGATCTTTCCGCCCAGCTCCTCGACAGCAGCCTTCAGATCATCCTTGTTCTTGGTCAGTTTGCCCACAGCCAACAGTTTCATTCCAGTGAGAGGTTTGTCtatggacacaaacacagatgttaCAAATTTGTTAACTCAAATACGATTTACGTTCATTTAAAACGCAACCACTAAATAAAATCACACGCGCACAGAGAGAATATAaaccccccccaaaaatatttcaacacCTGCAGTATATTGATGCCTCAGGTGTCATCACTAACCTGGAGGTGCTCCCTCTGGCAGTCTCTCAGTCGGGGCACTTGATGCACTCGCCAAAGGTTGTGCTTTGGCTGCGGTGACAGTTTTGGTGGGAGCCTCCTTTGGGTAAACCCTGTCCTGTCGCTTGAACTTGAATTTTTTCAGGAAGGGGACTTCGTGGAATTCCTAAAATGATAAGACAGAATATTCTGAGCAGTAAAATTTAACgacaaaatgtgacattttcttcATGGATATTCCATTATGCAACATTTGCGATGCTAAACATTTTGCCAAGGGCACGTGTATTAATGACACTCGCTatctggagaggttggaaaatataaatgtttcttccctgttccaaaaccaaaatcaaaccctgaaaagtgtagggttagctagctagctgctgaGGATATAGCCTactttgtaatgattataacagtgaataaaacaccgaccctgctgtacaggaaccagtgaagggaagcagggaaacttcacttcaaccagctgtgtgtcattacAGTGAGCAGCTGAACGGCGTTTGGCTTCCCCTCTGGAGCTCCCTGCCTgtcagctggcagcagcacggggggGGAAGCCAAACGCCGTCCAGCTGCTCACACTgtaatgacacacagctggttgaagtgaagtttccctttatattacTTGCCTTCTGTCTTGATTGCCAGTGATGTgttggttcactttcacactgtcaTCTGTAGCCTACAGCCTATAATCTTTGGAGTGTAGTtggttacagtgtgggctctcTGCTAGCTCCGACAGCTTGACGGAAAGGACACTTGCTCTGCTATTAGGAACCATAAGGAGCCCTGAAATGAGGTGACCTACCTTGGGGATGACCCAGTCTTTGCGTATGGGTGTTGGGGTCTTGAACACACACTTTGTCCAGGCTGAGATGTCCCCTGTACAGTAATAAGCGTCGCCCTTGAACACCAGCTGGCCCTTGCACTCCTTACAGGCCTCTAGAGCACCAAAAGCCATGCCGTCGGCCAAGCAGTCCACCACCTGTTAATTAAACAACACATACATGCTGGTCATGGCAACTTGAACAGCATCAGGAACAGCAGAGGCCACAGTTAcagttgtttaaatgttatttacacAGTAAAAGACAAAAGATTGGGCACTCTCTCCATCAACATAACTGTCTGAATAAGATGAGGTTAAATGAGATGAGGCTCTCTTACATTGGACTCTCCAGAGGGAACCTCCTGGCCATTTGCAATCAGCAGCTCCTTCATATCGTTGGTTGAACAGAACTTCCTCAGCTTGTCCTTGATTCCCCAAATCAGCTGGCTTTGGCTCTGCAGATGCAcgaaaaacaatacaaacacattaaaaacataacgTGATGTTTACtccaaaacaggaaacaaaatggaAGACCATAAGATACCTTTAACTGCTcctccagcttcttcttctcatcctcttcctccttcttctgtTTCTTTGACACTCCATCCACCTCATCAGCTTTACGCTTCCTGAAAGAGCAAACAGGAgttcaaaacagttttcttccaaacttttgttgttttgttttcttaataACTCAGCAcggacaagaaaaaaaaccttcaaaTTATCTTCCTAAATGAGGCCAAAAGGGATACTGGAACAAACCCAAGATTCGGAACAAACAAGCCCGAGTCTGACACCTTTATTCATTAGGCAAAGTCATTAGGGCCCATCAGTTAATAGACGCACCCACACACAAGTAGGTACATGTCTACGCAATCCCAGGTGTCAGTGCTGATATCATCCACCCTGCCCTGACAGGACATATTCATTAGCCTCCCTGCGAGACCAGACACAAACACGGATCAGTTAATGACCATCCAGCAGCAGTCAGTCTTTGTCTGATCCCTTGGAGTGCAAAAAAACAAGGCAAACATCCTTTGTCAGACGACATCAAGAGGGAAGAAGGGAATTCTATAAAGTAATGTCTTCCAGATTTGTTCAAACAGAAGTGTGCATG
The sequence above is drawn from the Epinephelus moara isolate mb chromosome 12, YSFRI_EMoa_1.0, whole genome shotgun sequence genome and encodes:
- the parp1 gene encoding poly [ADP-ribose] polymerase 1; protein product: MAESQEDKLYKAEYAKSGRASCKKCKENIAKDSLRMAIMVQSPMFDGKVPHWHHFSCFWQRAAAQSTADIAGYSDLRWDDQEKVKKAIESGGAAGGKGDQKSGAKGEKTLNDFAVEYAKSNRSTCKGCDQKIEKDQIRVSKKTVDPEKPQLGLIDRWYHTGCFVSRREELVFKPEYSAAQLKGFNALRAEDKEELKKRLPVVKNEGKRKADEVDGVSKKQKKEEEDEKKKLEEQLKSQSQLIWGIKDKLRKFCSTNDMKELLIANGQEVPSGESNVVDCLADGMAFGALEACKECKGQLVFKGDAYYCTGDISAWTKCVFKTPTPIRKDWVIPKEFHEVPFLKKFKFKRQDRVYPKEAPTKTVTAAKAQPLASASSAPTERLPEGAPPDKPLTGMKLLAVGKLTKNKDDLKAAVEELGGKITGTASKASLCLSTKKEVEKLSKKMEEARDAGVRVVSEDFLTDIKSSGKALQELVSLHAISPWGAEVKVEAPAPSATSKSGALATKSTGRVKEEEGGSKSKKMKLTVKGGAAVDPDSGLENSAHVLEQSGKMYSATLGLVDIVRGTNSYYKLQLLEDDVQKRYWVFRSWGRVGTTIGGNKLDKFHDKNSALDNFLGVYKEKTGNEWGSSNFTKYPNKFYPLEIDYGQDEEAVKRLTATAGAKSKLAKPVQELIKMIFDVESMKKAMVEFEIDLQKMPLGKLSKRQIQSAYALLTEVQQAVSESLSEAHILDLSNRFYTLIPHDFGMKKPPLLSSLDYIQAKVQMLDNLLDIEVAYSLLRGGAQDNERDPIDINYEKLKTKIEVVEKTSDEAKIICDYVKNTHAATHNTYTLEVQEIFKIVREGERQRYRPFEELHNRQLLWHGSRTTNYAGIMSQGLRIAPPEAPVTGYMFGKGVYFADMVSKSANYCHTSQSDPVGLLLLAEVALGNMHELKKASHITKLPKGKHSVKGLGRTAPDPGASVTLDGVQVPLGKGVHTNIDDTSLLYNEYIVYDVAQINMKYLLKIKFNYQTSLW